From the Calonectris borealis chromosome 15, bCalBor7.hap1.2, whole genome shotgun sequence genome, the window GGGTGTCCTCTCGCCCGCGTTTTGTGACAGGTTACAGGTTGCAAGGGCATGTGCACCTCAGGACGGGTCACTCTCTGAGCTCGGCTTCCTCTGTGCTTTTGTAAAAATTTGTTGCACATACACGGCCTTTTGGGCGGACTCCGTAAGATATGGTAACGGGCAACCCTTCCAAACTTACTCTTCCAAGTAGACGGCTGGTTTGAGTTGGGTTTTAGTCATTGACATGTACATCTTTCTGGCCCCAGCACTAGCCAGAAATAATTCCCGCTGTACGTTTCTCAGGTGCaatgctgctgttgctttttaagAGACCCAAGACCTCTTAGATGACTGGCTTACATTTTGTGAAAGAAAGCACTGCTTTTACAGTAGCTTCAGGGAAACGACCAAGATCGGAACACAGAAATTGCATTTACCCTCGTTAGGGCTCTTCAGACCTAGCACTGCACATAAATAGGTGAAATGAAATTTCCTACAGCATTCAGGCACCTGTTGATATCTGACTGGCAATTTTCCTCCTTGCAGAGTGTCACAGAAGCAGCATGTGAGATCTTTCCTGGTAAGCAGTTCCTCATTACTGGAAGATGGGCTACTGTATTATCTGTGAGGATACAACCAAAAGGAGGGCAGTGTGTGCGCGGAGTTTGGACATGCTGTACTGTTGGCTGCTGCTGTCAGAATTCACAGTGAATGTTTCTATTTTAGACACAGGTGCTGTGCTCAACACCAAGTTTCCAAGATGCTGTGCAACAAGACAGCAGGGAGATTGATAGCCTCCAAAAGGTGAGTTTTCTTTCAGGTAGGAGAAGAGAACAGTGGGCATTTAGCAGTAGCTTGAAATTCTGCTCAGTAAACCTGGAATGGGGCAAATCTTTGGGTTTGCAATTCCCTATAGTATTTTGGAAAGGGGCTTCCCTTATGCAGGGATCTGTGCCTTCTTACTGCCATTGTGAAGTCTCTATCTTATACAGGTACTGGGGGTGTTGCTGGCTTTCATTCATCTCCCACTCCCTTCCCATTCACCAGAAGCTATTAGCTGGGGTTCTGTCTTCCAGCATGGCTGTCTTGGTCTCTGGACCCCTCCTCACCGAGGACACCGATATCAGCGAGGTGAGTGCATTACTTTACGCATGTGTTATGAGGAAAGGCCTAAGCAGGACCAAAAATTTGAGGCAACAACTTTTATTTGTAAAGCCAGTTGTTTGGATTCGCATCTTTGGGCATCCATCCATTATCATGGCACTATTTACCTCAAACCTGACAGGACTCTGTAGGAGAGGCATCTTAATCCCACTGCAGGGTTGACAGTGCTGCCCTCCCACTGTGGTGCCCTTTTGTGACTTGTTCTGCTCTGGGCCAGgtctttttcctgaagaagccTCGCCTCCCTTCCATGCCACAGAAGCGCCTGATCCTTGTGTTCCACTGTGAATTCTTCTCTGAGAGGGCTCCCAAGATGTGAATCCTAACCTTGACTATTTCTGGggatgggaagaaagaaagtGCCTTTTGCAAGGACAATGGTTCATGCCACAGTGTTATTCCTTCCCTAACTGACTGCTCTTTTCTTGGCATTCAAAGGTGCCGCTATCTTAGGGAAGAAGATCGTGCCATGAATGAGTACCCTGCACTACATTAACCCTGAAGGAAGGctataaagaattttttcctgagTACAAGGTAACAGGAAGACCTCTGGGCAAGATGCAGGGACTAGAGAAAATACCATCAGAATACTCTGGCACAGTATAGCTGTCTAGCCAGTTCCTATCTGTTATGGAAGAGTATAAAAAGGTGGCAAATGTGGACTTGTATTTATTTCCCCAGAGAATTCTCCATCATTTAGCAACTTGTGGCATCTGTGTATGTAATAGCCCTTGGTAGGACCTTCTTCTATAAATGTTTCCATCTTACTTTTTTTCAAATCTATGTAAATTTGTAGCATTCATACTGCCCCATAATAGGCTTCCGAAGCTTCATCGTATCTcatgtgttctgttttcttttggtgCCTACAGTATTGTATTGAGCGACTGTAGTTTTTCATTTCATGCTCTCCAAAGCACTCAGGGTTTCACAGACCTCTGTCTGACCCTCCTCAGTCATTTCTTCTCGTCTGAAGAATCTCAGTGTATTCAACTCTTCCTTGCTAGGAAGCTATTTCATACTTTGATCAGCCTTGCCACCATTTTCTGTATCTCTTCCATCTCTGTTATATTCTTTGAGATAGAGGGCCTAGAAGGACTTTATGCAGTTGCATAAtgctcttctgtgttttgttgtttattCTTCCTATTTGATTAGGTTTTAGTTTTGGGTTTGGCCATTACTGAGCTCATGAGAACTGATATCATAACAGGCAGTTCTGTGGAGCTCCCAAGGCCTTCCTCCCAAATAGTCTGTGAAAGCTGATAATTTTTTTATGTAAAGCTAGGATTGTTTTCTCCCCATAGGAGCTGATGTAGCTAAAGATACTCATGGATTGCCTGACTCCTAATTTGTTTCAGCCAGTGGACTGTGCTTCTGTCTCACCTGTAGGTGCTGGCATGGATAAACAATGATTGTGCCCAACTGAGAACATACTGGCTCCTGGGATAAACCATCTACTTTTGTCTGCCCAGCATCTCCCAATACTAACCACTCGACACTATGCATTTTCCCTCCATTTACCAGGAAGTCTGTGAATCTCAGAGCTATTGTCCAATGCACCATCAGGACTTCAAAGTAGAGCTGCTGAAGTTCCGCACCAAGAGCAAGTCATGGACTACGGAGCGAAGGAAGCAGGACCAGACCACTCGCCTCATGAAACTGTGAGCGCCAAAGCAATATCTGGACTAGAAGCTGCTTAAAAGAGTTGTGTCTTCCAGAGCAAAGTTCAGCTCCCTGAAGACAGCTAGACTGTGATggtgaaagaaagggaagggaatcTGCCTTCTTCTGCTGAGACTGCTAGGACAAATTAGGAGGTCTGTTTAAAAAATCTTGACACTGCCTCTGCAAGAGGCTGAGCATAAAGCCACAAATAAGAGAGTACCATAACTGCCTAGGGAAAGAACGGGCTTTGTTCATTAAAGACTAAGCCAGTTTTTAGGCTGTCTTGCCTAAAGACTACAAGGTAGCGTATGTCATTGGTTGAGCTCTCATCCCTCCTGCTTCAGACAGGAGTCTCCGTGTTTTTCTTTAATACACATTGCTGTGGATTTTGTTGTTAATTGTCACTTCTGACTGGTAAAATAAAGAGTTGGAGCAGACCAAAGTGTTTGAGCACTGGACCTTCTCCCCTGTGGCAATTCAGTGTTAAGAAAGCGAAGCATGCAGGTGCTAATGGATACCTAAAATGATGATTTCTCAGCCCATCACCAGCCAGGATCAGGTATGCCCCAGCACATAAGTCTCCAGCAATTCTTTATGCTTCCATAAAGATCAACAGTGAGAACTGGAGAAGGGTAACTTCTCTATCGCATGTCTGTTAAGTCCTTATTGACATGTCAGCCGTGGTCTTCCCAAGCTGCAGCTATTAAATTACAACTACAGTTTTTTCTCGAGTACTGGCTCAGTGTAACTGAATTG encodes:
- the CDC25C gene encoding M-phase inducer phosphatase 3 isoform X2; this encodes MTAPPSSRVSQKQHVRSFLTQVLCSTPSFQDAVQQDSREIDSLQKKLLAGVLSSSMAVLVSGPLLTEDTDISEEVCESQSYCPMHHQDFKVELLKFRTKSKSWTTERRKQDQTTRLMKL
- the CDC25C gene encoding M-phase inducer phosphatase 3 isoform X4, producing the protein MTAPPSSRVSQKQHVRSFLTQVLCSTPSFQDAVQQDSREIDSLQKVLGVLLAFIHLPLPSHSPEAISWGSVFQHGCLGLWTPPHRGHRYQRGSL
- the CDC25C gene encoding M-phase inducer phosphatase 3 isoform X5, which codes for MTAPPSSRVSQKQHVRSFLTQVLCSTPSFQDAVQQDSREIDSLQKEVCESQSYCPMHHQDFKVELLKFRTKSKSWTTERRKQDQTTRLMKL
- the CDC25C gene encoding M-phase inducer phosphatase 3 isoform X3; this translates as MTAPPSSRHRCCAQHQVSKMLCNKTAGRLIASKSMAVLVSGPLLTEDTDISEEVCESQSYCPMHHQDFKVELLKFRTKSKSWTTERRKQDQTTRLMKL
- the CDC25C gene encoding M-phase inducer phosphatase 3 isoform X1 produces the protein MTAPPSSRHRCCAQHQVSKMLCNKTAGRLIASKRYWGCCWLSFISHSLPIHQKLLAGVLSSSMAVLVSGPLLTEDTDISEEVCESQSYCPMHHQDFKVELLKFRTKSKSWTTERRKQDQTTRLMKL